The following proteins are encoded in a genomic region of Arachis stenosperma cultivar V10309 chromosome 4, arast.V10309.gnm1.PFL2, whole genome shotgun sequence:
- the LOC130975933 gene encoding putative disease resistance protein At1g50180 codes for MAEHGAASSSQFKYDVFLSFRGDVGTRYTFTSHLYRALEKTKRINVFRDEPRLRLGDEIGATLREAIEKSRMSIVVLCQNHASSSWCLDELVHIMKCSDNGRKRPVLPVFYHVPPTEVRYQKNQYEAAMRKHEERYSNKVNTWRSALFAVCELSGKHCTEKGYEADIVDEIVKEVLSKIPAEPLYMKHPTGSGFQFEGVKSLLDLESHNNVRMVGIYHDSDEIDIKNFVGVLYNEIRDQYDAASFLARVGEKSAESNWGLENLQKTLLSEMGEEVTKRGSIYNGSSQIKQKLGSKKILLILDDVDNIRQLEALAGGGNWFGPGSRVIVTTRDKDVLDNYEPEDDLEMRICCIGEGEIEGNVKEGYANVVGLVEDFEIVINQLKDEDSSENVVSIVGMGGLGKTTLARKIYNDEEVKKLFPCRAWAIVSKDCREKEVCKSLLNCLKMSTSKHEDSSSEEKLKQMVKKCLKGKKYLVVLDDVWDTKAWATLKDCFPNNNGGMVLITTRNDQVAYFSRSKEPHHRLSFMDEEESWKLFCNEVFGGEECPPYLEPLGRSIAQSCKGLPLAIKTTAGIVAKRERSEDTWKEMMNLLPYWCVAEDKDGSEVMMEILKFSFDDLPRKLKPCFLYLGIYPEDEEIRVRDLIHMWIAEGFIETIQIGRSKVPQLEPEDIGEQYLKELVDRNLVQVTSRRSDGKGVKTCQIHDLIRELCISESNNPDNNNNARRLSFLSSIGSYACSVETCNEARTRSLFFYGDAHGWSQHIPENCQLNVLYFKQQVKGSSSDEYLENLTPLRNTASSGQLVVEKPTNWGVQATETYA; via the exons ATGGCAGAACATGGTGCAGCATCATCGTCACAATTCAAATATGATGTTTTTCTGAGCTTTAGAGGAGACGTCGGCACAAGGTACACTTTCACGAGCCATCTGTATAGAGCTTTGGAGAAAACCAAAAGAATCAATGTCTTCAGAGATGAGCCGCGTCTGCGACTTGGTGATGAAATTGGAGCTACGCTCCGCGAAGCAATCGAGAAATCAAGGATGTCAATAGTTGTGCTGTGTCAAAACCACGCATCTTCGTCATGGTGCCTCGATGAACTAGTTCATATCATGAAGTGTTCAGACAATGGAAGAAAGCGACCGGTTCTTCCTGTTTTTTACCATGTGCCACCAACAGAGGTTCGATATCAGAAGAATCAGTATGAAGCTGCCATGCGCAAACATGAAGAGAGATACAGCAACAAAGTGAACACATGGAGGTCAGCTTTGTTTGCAGTCTGTGAGCTAAGCGGAAAACACTGTACTGAGAAAGG GTATGAAGCTGATATTGTTGACGAGATTGTTAAAGAGGTTTTAAGCAAAATTCCTGCTGAGCCTTTATACATGAAGCACCCAACTGGATCTGGTTTTCAATTTGAAGGTGTCAAATCACTATTGGATCTTGAATCTCACAACAATGTTCGTATGGTGGGAATTTACCATGATAGTGATGAGATAGATATAAAGAACTTTGTTGGGGTGTTATACAATGAGATCAGAGATCAATACGATGCTGCTAGTTTTCTTGCCAGAGTTGGTGAAAAGTCAGCGGAAAGTAATTGGGGTCTAGAAAATCTTCAGAAGACACTTCTTTCTGAAATGGGAGAGGAGGTAACTAAGAGGGGCAGCATATATAACGGATCCTCGCAAATAAAACAAAAGTTGGGCAGCAAAAAAATTCTTCTGATACTCGATGATGTTGATAATATAAGGCAGTTGGAAGCTTTAGCAGGAGGAGGTAATTGGTTCGGTCCTGGCAGTAGGGTCATCGTAACAACAAGAGACAAAGATGTCTTGGATAATTACGAACCAGAAGATGATCTTGAGATGAGGATATGCTGCATTGGTGAAGGTGAAATTGAAGGCAATGTGAAGGAAGGATATGCAAATGTAGTGGGATTGGTGGAGGATTTTGAAATTGTGATTAATCAACTCAAGGATGAAGATTCTTCTGAAAATGTTGTTTCCATTGTTGGCATGGGTGGATTAGGAAAGACCACTCTTGCTCGAAAGATCTACAATGACGAGGAGGTCAAGAAGCTCTTCCCCTGCCGTGCATGGGCAATTGTTTCCAAGGATTGCAGAGAAAAGGAAGTTTGTAAAAGCCTTCTCAACTGTCTGAAGATGTCGACGTCTAAACATGAAGACTCAAGTAGTGAAGAGAAGCTGAAGCAAATGGTGAAGAAATGTTTAAAAGGGAAAAAGTATTTGGTAGTCCTTGATGATGTTTGGGACACTAAAGCGTGGGCCACTTTAAAAGATTGTTTCCCAAATAACAATGGTGGCATGGTACTAATAACTACTCGTAATGATCAGGTGGCCTACTTTTCAAGGTCAAAGGAACCTCACCACCGACTTTCCTTTATGGATGAAGAAGAAAGCTGGAAGTTGTTTTGCAATGAGGTGTTTGGTGGAGAAGAGTGTCCCCCTTATTTAGAGCCTCTTGGTAGATCCATTGCTCAAAGTTGCAAAGGTTTACCATTAGCTATCAAAACCACAGCTGGGATTGTTGCAAAGAGAGAGAGATCAGAGGATACATGGAAAGAAATGATGAATTTACTCCCCTATTGGTGTGTGGCTGAGGACAAGGATGGTAGTGAGGTGATGATGGAGATTTTGAAGTTTAGCTTTGATGATTTGCCCAGGAAATTGAAGCCGTGTTTTTTATATCTTGGAATCTATCCTGAAGATGAAGAGATTCGGGTGAGAGACTTAATCCATATGTGGATAGCAGAAGGGTTTATAGAGACAATCCAAATTGGAAGATCAAAAGTACCACAGCTAGAACCTGAAGATATTGGCGAGCAATATCTAAAGGAGCTGGTGGATCGTAACTTGGTACAAGTGACAAGTAGGAGGAGTGATGGGAAAGGcgtgaaaacatgtcagatccATGATCTCATCCGGGAATTGTGCATATCAGAGAGTAACAATCCTGATAACAATAACAATGCCCGTAGGTTGTCCTTTCTCAGCAGCATAGGATCCTATGCCTGTTCAGTAGAGACATGTAATGAAGCTCGCACTCGTTCCCTATTCTTTTATGGAGATGCACATGGGTGGTCACAACATATTCCGGAAAATTGCCAACTTAATGTGCTATATTTTAAACAACAGGTAAAGGGTAGTTCATCAGATGAGTATTTAGAGAAtttgacacccctcag AAACACTGCAAGTTCTGGGCAGTTGGTTGTCGAAAAGCCTACGAATTGGGGAGTTCAAGCAACTGAGACATATGCATAG